A genomic segment from Gorilla gorilla gorilla isolate KB3781 chromosome 3, NHGRI_mGorGor1-v2.1_pri, whole genome shotgun sequence encodes:
- the LOC101127712 gene encoding LOW QUALITY PROTEIN: regulator of telomere elongation helicase 1 (The sequence of the model RefSeq protein was modified relative to this genomic sequence to represent the inferred CDS: inserted 4 bases in 4 codons; deleted 3 bases in 3 codons; substituted 3 bases at 3 genomic stop codons), translated as MPKIVLNGVTVDFASQPYKCQQEYMTKVLECLQKKVNGILESPSGTGKTLCLLCTTLAWREHLQDTIFACNFADRVQGELLSDQALSFWGNAAADDGDPLACYTDIPKIIYAFRTHSQLTQVINEIRNTSYRPKVCVLGSREQLCIHPEVKKQESNHTKIHLCRKKVASRXCHFYNNVEEKSLEQELASPILDIEDLVKRGSKHGVCPYYLSRNLKQQADIVFIPYSXLLDAKSRRAHNIDLKGTVVIFDETHKVEKMCEGLASFDLTPHDPSSGLDVIDQVLEEQIKVAQQGQPHPEFSADPTSSGLNMELEDIAKLKMILLCLEGAIHAVELPGDDSGVTKPGSYIFELFAEAQIMFQTKGCILDSLEQIIQHLAGRAGVFANTAGLQKLADIVQIVFSVDPSESGPGSLAGLGAYKVHIHPDASHQRVVQPSDAWSTTAXRKRGKVLSYWWFSPGHSMRELVCQGICFIILTSGTLAPGSSFALELQIPFPVCLENPHIIDKHQIWVGIIPRGPDGAQLSSAFDRRFSKECSSSLGKALGNIARMVPYGLLIFFPSYPIMEKSLEFWQAHYLARKMEALRPLFVEPRSKGSFSETMGAYXSEVASPGSTGATFLAVCRGNTSKGLDFSDTNGCSVIITGXPXPPRMDPLVVLKMQFLDEMKGHVGAGGQFLSGQASRAVNQAIGQVIRHCQDDRAVFLCDHRVALADARAQLPSWVRPHVRVYNFGHVVQDVAQFFHVAERTMPAPAPWAVAPSLREAEDAVRVTKSTGPLLSTRKAKSLDLHVLSLKQRPSRSPAAGDPEGSLYMEYEQEPDPAWQRPWGLLAALEHSEQWAGGPGEEQGHRCSTLSLPSKRLAEEPRGRRKKIQLVSHSEEPVAGAQVNRAKLFMVAMKXELSQANFATFTQALQDHKGSDDFAALATCLGLLFADNPKKHSQLQGFYQFVQPHHKQQFEEVCIQLTGQGCGYRPEHSIPQRQRAQPALDPTGRTAPDPKLTLSKAVAQQLDPREHLNQGRPHLSPRPPPTGDPGSHPQWGSRAPRAGKQGQHAMSAYLADACRALESTGCSQLLAVLTAYKQDDDLDKVLALLAALTTAKPENFPLLQRFSMFVHPYHKQHFLPTCTDLASQPNPGMEPPGPQEESLATPPMLTHGASQPDHSWCKKPGKTQSKISSFLRQRPAGALGEDGVLAAGRSQSPGLSHGHAVSEWGL; from the exons ATGCCCAAGATAGTCCTGAATGGTGTGACCGTAGACTTCGCTTCCCAGCCCTACAAATGCCAACAGGAGTACATGACCAAGGTCCTGGAATGTCTGCAGAAGAAGGTGAATGGTATCCTGGAGAGCCCCTCGGGCACAGGGAAGACGCTGTGCCTCCTGTGCACCACCCTGGCCTGGCGAGAACACCTCCAAGACACCATCTTTGCCTGCAATTTTGCCGATAGGGTGCAAGGGGAGCTTCTCTCAGATCAGGCC TTGTCATTCTGGGgcaatgctgctgctgatgatgGAGACCCCTTAGCTTGCTACACGGACATCCCAAAGATCATTTACGCCTTTAGGACCCACTCGCAACTCACACAGGTCATCAACGAAATTCGGAACACCTCCTACCGGCCTAAGGTGTGTGTGCTGGGCTCCCGGGAGCAGCTGTGTATCCACCCTGAGGTGAAGAAGCAGGAGAGTAACCACACGAAGATCCACTTGTGCCGCAAGAAGGTGGCAAGTC TCTGTCATTTCTACAACAATGTAGAAGAGAAAAGCCTGGAGCAGGAGCTGGCCAGCCCCATCCTGGACATCGAGGACTTGGTCAAGAGGGGAAGCAAGCACGGAGTATGCCCTTATTACCTGTCCCGGAACCTGAAGCAGCAAGCCGACATCGTCTTCATCCCATACAGTTAGTTGTTGGATGCCAAGAGCCGCAGAGCACACAACATTGACCTTAAGGGGACGGTCGTGATCTTTGATGAAACTCACAAGGTGGAAAAGATGTGTGAAGGATTGGCATCCTTTGACCTGACCCCCCATGACCCGAGTTCGGGACTGGACGTCATAGACCAGGTGCTGGAGGAGCAGATCAAGGTGGCACAGCAGGGCCAGCCCCACCCGGAGTTCAGCGCGGACCCCACCAGCTCAGGGCTGAACATGGAGCTGGAAGACATTGCAAAGCTGAAGATGATCCTGCTCTGCCTGGAAGGGGCCATTCATGCTGTTGAGCTGCCTGGAGATGACAGCGGTGTCACCAAGCCAGGGAGCTACATCTTTGAGCTGTTTGCTGAAGCCCAGATCATGTTTCAGACCAAGGGCTGCATCCTGGACTCACTGGAGCAGATCATCCAGCATCTGGCAGGACGTGCTGGAGTGTTCGCCAACACAGCCGGACTGCAGAAGCTGGCAGATATTGTCCAGATTGTGTTCAGTGTAGACCCCTCCGAGAGTGGCCCTGGTTCCCTGGCAGGGCTGGGGGCCTATAAAGTGCACATCCATCCTGATGCCAGTCACCAGAGGGTGGTTCAGCCATCTGATGCCTGGAGCACCACTG GCAGAAAGCGAGGGAAGGTGCTGAGCTACTGGTGGTTCAGTCCTGGCCACAGCATGCGCGAGCTGGTCTGTCAGGGCATCTGCTTTATCATCCTCACCAGTGGCACACTGGCCCCGGGGTCCTCCTTTGCCCTGGAGTTGCAGATCCCTTTCCCAGTCTGCCTGGAGAACCCACACATCATCGACAAGCACCAGATCTGGGTGGGGATCATCCCCAGAGGCCCTGACGGAGCCCAGTTGAGCTCCGCGTTTGACAGACGGTTTTCCAAGGAGTGCTCGTCCTCTTTGGGGAAGGCTCTGGGCAACATCGCCCGCATGGTGCCCTATGGGCTCCTGATCTTCTTCCCTTCATATCCCATCATGGAAAAGAGCCTGGAGTTCTGGCAGGCCCACTACTTGGCTAGGAAGATGGAGGCGCTGAGGCCTTTGTTTGTGGAGCCCAGGAGCAAAGGCAGCTTCTCTGAGACCATGGGTGCTT TAAGCGAGGTTGCCTCCCCCGGGTCTACCGGCGCCACCTTCCTGGCGGTATGCCGGGGAAACACTAGCAAGGGGCTGGACTTCTCAGACACTAATGGCTGTAGTGTGATCATCACGG CTCCATAGCCCCCACGCATGGACCCCCTGGTTGTCCTCAAGATGCAGTTCCTGGACGAGATGAAGGGCCACGTTGGGGCTGGGGGCCAGTTCCTCTCTGGGCAGGCATCCAGGGCTGTGAACCAGGCCATCGGGCAAGTGATCCGGCACTGCCAGGACGACAGGGCTGTCTTCCTCTGTGACCACAGGGTCGCCTTAGCAGACGCCAGAGCCCAGCTGCCCTCCTGGGTGCGTCCCCACGTCAGGGTGTACAACTTCGGCCATGTTGTCCAAGACGTAGCCCAGTTCTTCCATGTTGCTGAGCGAACTATGCCAGCACCAGCCCCCTGGGCTGTAGCACCCAGTTTGCGTGAGGCAGAAGATGCTGTCAGGGTGACTAAGTCAACTGGCCCCCTCCTCTCCACCAGGAAAGCTAAGAGTCTCGACCTGCACGTCCTTAGCCTGAAGCAGAGGCCCTCAAGGTCACCAGCTGCTGGGGACCCCGAGGGCAGCCTGTATATGGAGTATGAGCAGGAGCCAGACCCTGCCTGGCAGAGGCCCTGGGGACTGCTGGCCGCCCTGGAGCACAGCGAACAGTGGGCT GGGGGCCCCGGCGAGGAGCAGGGCCACAGGTGCTCCACCCTGTCTCTCCCATCTAAGAGGCTGGCAGAGGAGCCgcgaggaaggaggaagaagatccAGCTGGTCAGCCACTCGGAGGAGCCCGTGGCTGGTGCACAGGTGAACAGGGCCAAGCTCTTCATGGTGGCCATGAAGTAGGAGCTGAGCCAAGCCAACTTTGCCACCTTCACCCAGGCCCTGCAGGACCACAAGGGTTCCGATGACTTTGCTGCCCTGGcgacctgtcttggcctcctctTTGCTGACAACCCCAAGAAGCACAGCCAGCTCCAGGGCTTCTACCAGTTTGTGCAGCCCCACCACAAGCAGCAGTTTGAGGAGGTCTGTATACAGCTAACAGGACAAGGCTGTGGCTATCGGCCAGAGCACAGCATTCCCCAAAGGCAGCGGGCACAGCCAGCCCTGGACCCCACTGGAAGGACAGCGCCAGATCCCAAGCTGACCCTGTCCAAGGCTGTGGCCCAGCAGCTGGATCCCAGAGAGCACCTCAACCAGGGCAGGCCCCACCTGTCCCCCAGGCCACCCCCCACAGGAGACCCTGGCAGCCACCCACAGTGGGGGTCCAGAGCGCCCAGAGCAGGGAAGCAGGGCCAGCATGCCATGAGCGCCTACCTGGCAGATGCCTGCAGGGCCCTGGAGTCTACAGGCTGTAGCCAGCTCTTGGCAGTGCTGACAGCCTACAAGCAGGATGATGACCTGGACAAGGTGCTGGCCCTACTGGCTGCCCTGACCACTGCGAAGCCTGAGAACTTCCCCCTGCTGCAGAGGTTCAGCATGTTCGTGCATCCATACCACAAGCAGCACTTCTTGCCGACATGCACAGACCTGGCCAGCCAGCCCAACCCAGGCATGGAGCCGCCAGGACCCCAAGAGGAGAGCCTTGCCACGCCTCCTATGCTCACCCACGGGGCTTCCCAACCAGACCACTCATGGTGCAAGAAGCCTGGGAAGACCCAGAGCAAGATCTCATCATTCCTCAGACAGAGGCCAGCAGGGGCCTTGGGGGAGGATGGTGTG CTGGCTGCAGGGCGAAGCCAGTCCCCTGGACTTTCCCACGGGCATGCAGTATCTGAGTGGGGCCTCTAG